One genomic segment of Drosophila melanogaster chromosome 3R includes these proteins:
- the CG10909 gene encoding uncharacterized protein produces MSMESKSKRRSPPSSTLEEEVPGKTIHPEDPKITSKNFENPTKETSIQSPIKNSIKPSWNPEPKITRTSIWDIESAGGDSIQNDCQSECNVEDQGHEQEVTLETRIFSGTSDRIEPHRHYGVYLLRNRFDAIQLLTRNTSSSADDYGERRVISEYREMRCEFRVWSPFQSKLAAGIMGGVSDLHLQIGSKVLYLGAGFGRSVSHISDIVGDSGMVYAVEQIPWAGRQLTIMANRRSNIVPIVEDATMPYKYRYEVPACIDIIFADLPPSVLIRALMLNARHFLNPGGHFVAYLHSPTSQGVVFNKDSFAAERRLLKEKQLEPKEMVLLEPFKAGYAFVVGVYIRKDVSL; encoded by the coding sequence ATGAGTATGGAATCCAAGTCGAAGCGGCGGTCCCCTCCAAGCAGTACTCTTGAAGAAGAAGTTCCTGGAAAGACCATCCACCCTGAGGATCCGAAAATTACATCTAAAAACTTCGAGAATCCCACAAAAGAAACTTCCATCCAGAGCCCCATTAAGAACTCCATAAAACCATCGTGGAATCCAGAACCCAAGATCACTAGGACCTCCATATGGGACATTGAATCCGCAGGAGGGGATTCAATACAAAATGATTGTCAAAGTGAATGTAACGTTGAAGATCAAGGTCATGAGCAAGAGGTCACGTTGGAGACTAGGATATTTTCTGGAACCTCAGACCGCATTGAACCGCACCGACATTACGGCGTCTATTTGTTGCGCAACCGCTTCGATGCCATACAATTGCTCACCAGGAATACGAGCTCCAGTGCGGATGACTACGGTGAGCGGAGGGTCATTTCGGAATACCGGGAAATGCGATGTGAATTCCGAGTCTGGTCTCCCTTCCAATCCAAACTGGCAGCTGGAATAATGGGTGGTGTCAGTGATTTGCATCTGCAAATTGGCTCAAAGGTCCTATACCTGGGAGCTGGGTTTGGGCGATCGGTATCCCACATCTCGGATATAGTGGGTGACTCCGGAATGGTTTATGCTGTGGAGCAGATTCCTTGGGCTGGTCGTCAGCTGACCATAATGGCCAATCGTCGTTCAAATATCGTACCCATAGTCGAGGATGCTACCATGCCATATAAATACCGCTATGAGGTTCCCGCTTGCATTGACATTATCTTCGCTGATCTTCCGCCTTCGGTTCTGATTCGAGCTCTGATGCTAAATGCTAGACACTTCCTGAACCCCGGTGGTCACTTCGTGGCCTATTTACATTCGCCTACTAGTCAAGGTGTGGTCTTTAATAAGGATTCCTTTGCCGCCGAGAGGAGACTTTTAAAGGAGAAGCAGCTGGAACCAAAGGAAATGGTTCTATTGGAGCCCTTTAAGGCCGGTTACGCCTTTGTTGTGGGCGTGTACATTCGTAAGGATGTTTCCTTGTAG
- the d-cup gene encoding davis-cup — MKLDLTMNDRFNQRFQSVYGGLVPQIARLVPFNDSEVTCILMIYYKYSLQNGPSARRITSSQFVNIVIGFQQLYDMDVVDRIVTLIAGGRKHVTPMEFVNYMTILMSRDMERKMEFAYMVYDKNGMGINREIISSSVERFFVGDDDEVLEMRLDMVDFLLLKFDEDQDGYISFEEYRSIVLQQPRLLEFLGPIFPSDETRLVVAYCTAIYSHIPEMGTL, encoded by the exons ATGAAGTTGGACCTTACCATGAACGACCGTTTCAATCAGCGGTTTCAGTCGGTTTATGGCGGACTTGTTCCCCAGATCGCCCGACTGGTGCCCTTCAACGACTCTGAGGTGACCTGCATCCTGATGATCTACTACAAGTATAGTCTCCAGAATGGGCCCTCTGCTCGCCGAATAACATCCAGCCAGTTTGTGAACATTGTGATCGGTTTCCAGCAGCTATATGACATGGACGTGGTGGATCGCATCGTAACCCTAATCGCAGGTGGCAGGAAACACGTGACGCCCATGGAATTTGTCAACTACATGACCATTCTAATGTCCCGCGACATGGAACGGAAAAtggaatttgcatatatg gtTTACGACAAAAATGGCATGGGTATTAATAGAGAGATCATTTCATCTTCGGTCGAGAGGTTTTTCGTcggcgacgacgacgaggtACTCGAGATGCGACTG GACATGGTCGATTTTCTACTCCTCAAATTTGATGAAGACCAAGACGGCTACATCTCATTTGAGGAGTATAGATCGATCGTGTTGCAGCAGCCGCGTCTGCTGGAGTTTCTGGGTCCCATCTTTCCCTCGGACGAGACGCGTCTGGTGGTGGCGTACTGCACTGCCATATACTCTCACATACCCGAAATGGGTACGTTGTAG